The following are encoded together in the Terriglobia bacterium genome:
- the cyaY gene encoding iron donor protein CyaY: MEEMEFRRHADAAMESLKQSLIEAEDDADFEVEDQSGALHIGFEEPPGRFVISRNAPVRQIWISALSTSFKLDWNDDQNDFVLAKTGEGLKPLVSRLMNQQLGSEAIDLD; this comes from the coding sequence ATGGAAGAAATGGAGTTCAGGCGGCACGCCGACGCCGCAATGGAATCGTTGAAGCAATCGCTGATTGAAGCCGAGGACGACGCCGACTTCGAGGTGGAAGACCAGTCCGGCGCGCTGCACATCGGCTTCGAAGAGCCGCCGGGGCGGTTCGTGATATCGCGAAATGCGCCGGTGCGGCAGATATGGATTTCCGCGCTCTCCACCAGCTTCAAGCTGGATTGGAACGATGACCAGAACGATTTCGTGCTGGCGAAAACCGGCGAGGGACTGAAGCCGCTGGTGTCGCGGCTGATGAACCAGCAGTTGGGGTCGGAAGCGATCGATTTGGATTAG
- a CDS encoding ketoacyl-ACP synthase III: protein MNTPIRAKITSLGTYVPPRVLSNQDLEKMVETSDQWIMERTGIRERHLVDKGVAASDLAFEAAKCALLKRGIAPEEIEAIIVGTVTPDMFFPSTACLVQHKLGAKGAWGFDLSAACSAFVYALQAGAQFINSGAHKKVLVIGADVMSSIIDYTDRATCIIFGDGAGAVLLEPASEGEDAGLIDFLHYVDGAGGCSLYMPGGGSLNPSSHETVDKKMHFVHQDGQSVFKYAIRNMADVCERLLKRNGLTPKDVDCFIPHQANKRIMTATAERLGLRAEAPIINIDRFGNTTAATVPLAMQTAIDEGKLKKGSLVLLASVGAGFTTGATLLRWAY, encoded by the coding sequence TTGAATACTCCCATTCGGGCGAAGATCACCTCCCTTGGCACCTACGTTCCTCCGCGTGTCCTCTCCAATCAGGACCTGGAAAAGATGGTGGAAACCAGCGACCAGTGGATCATGGAGCGCACCGGTATCCGCGAGCGCCATCTCGTCGACAAGGGCGTGGCCGCCAGCGATCTTGCTTTCGAAGCCGCCAAGTGCGCCCTGCTGAAACGGGGCATCGCACCCGAGGAGATCGAGGCCATCATCGTCGGCACGGTCACCCCCGACATGTTTTTCCCCTCGACCGCATGCCTGGTGCAGCACAAGCTGGGCGCGAAAGGCGCCTGGGGCTTCGATCTTTCCGCCGCCTGCTCCGCTTTCGTGTACGCCTTGCAGGCCGGAGCGCAGTTCATCAACAGCGGCGCACACAAGAAAGTGCTGGTCATCGGCGCCGACGTGATGTCATCAATCATCGACTACACCGATCGTGCTACCTGCATCATCTTCGGCGACGGCGCCGGCGCCGTGCTCTTGGAACCCGCGTCGGAAGGCGAGGACGCCGGCTTGATCGATTTCCTGCATTACGTGGACGGCGCCGGCGGCTGCTCGCTCTATATGCCCGGGGGCGGCAGCCTGAATCCCTCGTCGCACGAGACCGTGGACAAGAAAATGCATTTCGTCCACCAGGACGGCCAGTCCGTGTTCAAGTATGCGATCCGCAACATGGCCGATGTCTGCGAGCGCTTGCTCAAGCGCAACGGCCTCACCCCCAAGGACGTAGACTGCTTCATTCCGCACCAGGCCAACAAGCGCATCATGACCGCCACCGCTGAGCGTCTCGGCCTCCGCGCGGAAGCGCCCATCATCAATATCGACCGCTTCGGCAACACCACCGCCGCCACCGTGCCGCTCGCCATGCAGACTGCCATTGACGAAGGCAAGCTGAAAAAGGGAAGCCTGGTGCTGCTGGCCTCGGTGGGCGCCGGGTTTACGACGGGCGCGACGCTGTTGCGCTGGGCGTATTGA
- the fumC gene encoding class II fumarate hydratase, with product MATTVEKPRTRVESDSMGKIEVPANVYWGAQTQRSLIHFNIGRDTMPPELIRAFGILKKACALVNQDLGKLPPDKAKLIAQAADEVIAGKLNDQFPLRIWQTGSGTQTNMNVNEVISNRAIEMAGGEMGSKKPIHPNDHVNMSQSSNDTFPAAMHIAAAERVKRALIPALKTVQQAIERKAKAFDSIVKIGRTHLQDAVPLTIGQEFGGWASLVERDIRRLEMVLEGLYELAIGGTAVGTGLNTHPEFAERAAKKIAELTGLPFRSHPNKFAALSAHDEVVFAQGAMETLAASMVKISNDIRWLASGPRCGLGELTIPENEPGSSIMPGKVNPTQCEAMTMVCAQVHGATAAVGFAGSQGNFELNVFKPVIIYNFLHSVTLITDACHGFVEFMIDGIEVNRDKVDWYVKNSLMLVTALAPKIGYDNAAKVAHTAHVEHSSLKEAAVKMGFLTADEFDKLVKPETMTHP from the coding sequence ATGGCAACCACGGTAGAGAAGCCGCGCACGCGCGTTGAATCCGACAGCATGGGCAAGATCGAGGTGCCCGCCAACGTTTACTGGGGCGCGCAGACGCAGCGCTCGCTGATTCACTTCAACATCGGCCGCGACACCATGCCGCCGGAGCTGATCCGGGCGTTCGGCATCCTGAAAAAAGCGTGCGCGCTGGTCAACCAGGACCTGGGAAAACTGCCGCCGGACAAAGCGAAACTGATCGCGCAGGCGGCCGACGAGGTGATCGCCGGCAAGCTCAACGACCAGTTTCCTCTGCGCATCTGGCAGACGGGCAGCGGCACCCAGACCAACATGAACGTGAACGAGGTGATCTCCAACCGCGCCATCGAAATGGCGGGCGGGGAGATGGGGTCGAAGAAGCCGATCCACCCCAACGATCACGTCAACATGTCGCAATCGTCGAATGACACGTTTCCGGCGGCGATGCACATCGCGGCGGCGGAGCGCGTGAAGAGGGCGCTGATCCCGGCGCTGAAGACGGTGCAGCAGGCGATCGAGCGCAAAGCGAAGGCATTCGACAGCATCGTGAAGATCGGGCGCACGCACCTGCAGGACGCGGTGCCGCTCACCATCGGGCAGGAGTTTGGCGGGTGGGCGAGCCTGGTGGAGCGCGACATCCGGCGGCTGGAGATGGTGCTCGAAGGTTTGTACGAGCTGGCGATCGGCGGGACGGCAGTGGGTACGGGCCTGAACACGCATCCGGAATTTGCCGAGCGGGCCGCAAAGAAGATCGCCGAACTGACCGGACTTCCCTTCCGCTCGCATCCCAACAAGTTCGCGGCGCTGTCGGCGCACGATGAAGTGGTGTTCGCGCAGGGAGCGATGGAGACGCTAGCGGCGTCCATGGTGAAAATCTCCAACGACATTCGCTGGCTGGCGTCGGGGCCGCGCTGCGGGCTGGGCGAGTTGACGATTCCGGAGAATGAGCCGGGATCGTCCATCATGCCGGGCAAGGTGAACCCCACGCAGTGCGAGGCCATGACCATGGTGTGCGCGCAGGTGCACGGGGCGACGGCGGCGGTGGGCTTCGCCGGGTCGCAGGGAAACTTCGAACTCAACGTATTCAAGCCGGTGATCATTTACAACTTCCTGCACTCGGTGACGCTGATCACCGACGCCTGCCACGGATTTGTCGAGTTCATGATCGACGGCATCGAAGTGAACCGCGACAAAGTGGATTGGTACGTGAAGAACTCGCTCATGCTGGTGACCGCGCTCGCGCCCAAGATTGGGTATGACAACGCCGCGAAAGTGGCGCACACAGCGCACGTGGAGCACAGCAGCTTGAAGGAAGCGGCGGTGAAGATGGGCTTCCTGACGGCGGATGAGTTTGACAAGCTGGTGAAACCGGAGACGATGACTCATCCGTAG
- a CDS encoding YpdA family putative bacillithiol disulfide reductase yields the protein MPPDNTQKFDLLVIGAGPSGLASAIETQRAGFRVLLIDKGCLVNSLFHYPANMTFFTTPELLEIGDIPFPSANVKPTREEALEYYRKVAEHYRLDVRQYERVDEVSGSDGDFLVRTSTVEADILGALEGPEKRHVPGRRAEYRARKLVVATGYYDLPNLMQIPGEDLPKVFHYYREPHPFFGRDVLVIGGKNSAAIAALELWRHGARVTLVHREEALHPHVKYWIKPDIENRIKNGEITAYFRTVVKEILPESVVIQTRSIAGWLWANRGEVRLKNDFVFALTGYHPDYEFLRSLGVQLTPEECRPIVNRETLETNVSGIYVAGVIVAGSNTSEIFIENGRFHGQHIAQDLKKKLSALSS from the coding sequence GTGCCTCCCGACAACACCCAGAAGTTCGACCTCCTCGTCATCGGCGCCGGCCCCAGCGGCCTGGCCTCCGCCATCGAGACGCAGCGCGCCGGCTTTCGCGTGCTGCTCATTGACAAAGGCTGCCTGGTCAATTCGCTCTTCCATTACCCGGCGAACATGACCTTCTTCACCACGCCAGAATTGTTGGAAATCGGCGACATCCCTTTCCCCAGCGCCAACGTCAAGCCCACGCGCGAGGAGGCGCTGGAGTACTACCGCAAGGTCGCCGAGCACTACCGCCTCGACGTCCGCCAGTACGAGCGCGTGGACGAGGTCTCGGGCAGCGACGGCGATTTCCTGGTCCGCACCTCGACCGTCGAGGCCGACATTCTCGGCGCGCTGGAAGGTCCAGAAAAACGCCACGTCCCCGGCCGCCGCGCCGAATATCGTGCCCGCAAGCTGGTCGTCGCCACCGGCTATTACGACCTGCCCAACCTCATGCAGATCCCCGGCGAGGACCTGCCCAAGGTCTTCCATTATTATCGCGAGCCGCACCCGTTCTTCGGCCGCGACGTGCTGGTTATCGGCGGCAAGAACTCCGCCGCCATCGCCGCGCTGGAACTCTGGCGGCACGGCGCACGCGTCACCCTCGTCCACCGTGAAGAAGCCCTGCACCCGCATGTCAAGTATTGGATCAAGCCTGACATCGAGAACCGCATCAAGAACGGCGAAATCACCGCCTACTTCCGCACCGTGGTCAAGGAGATTCTGCCTGAGTCGGTTGTCATCCAGACCCGTAGCATTGCCGGCTGGCTGTGGGCAAATCGCGGCGAAGTGCGCCTGAAAAACGATTTCGTTTTTGCGCTCACCGGCTATCACCCGGATTACGAGTTCCTGCGCAGTCTCGGCGTGCAGCTTACGCCCGAGGAGTGCCGCCCCATCGTCAACCGGGAGACGCTCGAAACCAACGTGTCCGGCATTTATGTGGCGGGCGTCATCGTTGCCGGCTCCAACACCAGCGAAATTTTCATCGAGAACGGCCGCTTCCACGGCCAGCACATCGCCCAGGATCTGAAGAAAAAGCTGTCAGCTCTCAGCTCTTAG
- a CDS encoding activator of (R)-2-hydroxyglutaryl-CoA dehydratase translates to MSTSTQIPSGPGLVQISSLEDMIRDRVAEERARLEKEAGVVHKQVHHFQKPVERTFTAEQRSKTTLLFGGLTWKHEKLIHGALEGLGYRCEVVPVPDVKAFQLGKEYGNNGQCNPTYFTVGNLVQYLQKLEESGVRREDLLNNYIFLTAGACGPCRFGMYEAEYRLALRNAGFDGFRVMLFQQSGGLNQGEAEAGLAMNLDFFLNLLNAMNMGDVINEVAHQIRPFELNAGETDAVLDECVDYMHEVLKKKSPWSIEGALGKLGKNIPMKGTVEYVGKFLNQLYSDDYTTALNHVRDRFASIKVDRLKVKPIVKITGEFWAQTTEGDGNFNMFPFLVREGAQIIVEPIGTWIMYMIHQVVQKIRDTKGLEEGAVMPPPWRLDKQAKIEMNYRQKLAKLKAAEVIFSREYHKIVDSLGGTAHKLVNQYELQRLGHPYYNSRAGGGEGHLEVAKNIYYSNKELCHMVLSLKPFGCMPSTQSDGAQSAVVAHYKDMIFLPIETSGEGEINAHSRVQMALGEAKAKAKIEFREVLEKLGKTADELRAYVDANTEMSSALYKVPKYKGVIGTAPNFAIHVAEKMGASVPYHAEAH, encoded by the coding sequence ATGAGCACATCTACGCAGATTCCTAGCGGTCCAGGCTTGGTGCAGATTTCATCACTCGAAGACATGATCCGCGATCGCGTTGCCGAGGAGCGCGCGCGCCTGGAAAAAGAGGCTGGCGTGGTCCACAAGCAGGTGCACCACTTCCAAAAACCGGTGGAGCGCACCTTCACCGCGGAACAGCGCTCCAAGACCACGCTGCTGTTCGGCGGCCTGACCTGGAAGCACGAGAAGCTCATCCACGGCGCCCTGGAAGGCCTGGGCTACCGTTGCGAGGTCGTGCCCGTGCCCGACGTCAAAGCCTTCCAGCTCGGCAAGGAGTACGGCAACAACGGCCAGTGCAACCCGACCTACTTCACCGTCGGCAACCTGGTCCAGTACCTCCAGAAGCTGGAGGAATCCGGCGTCCGGCGTGAAGACCTGCTCAACAACTACATCTTCCTCACCGCGGGCGCCTGCGGCCCGTGCCGCTTCGGCATGTACGAAGCCGAATACCGCCTCGCCTTGCGCAACGCCGGTTTTGACGGCTTCCGCGTCATGCTCTTCCAGCAGTCCGGCGGCCTCAATCAGGGCGAAGCCGAAGCCGGCCTCGCCATGAACCTCGATTTCTTCCTCAACCTGCTCAATGCCATGAACATGGGCGACGTGATCAATGAAGTCGCGCACCAGATCCGCCCCTTCGAGCTCAACGCCGGCGAGACCGACGCTGTCCTCGACGAGTGCGTGGATTACATGCACGAGGTGCTGAAGAAGAAATCGCCGTGGTCCATCGAAGGCGCGCTCGGCAAGCTCGGCAAGAACATCCCCATGAAGGGAACCGTCGAGTACGTCGGCAAATTCCTCAACCAGCTTTACAGCGACGACTACACGACCGCGCTCAACCACGTCCGCGACCGCTTCGCCTCCATTAAGGTGGACCGCCTCAAGGTGAAGCCCATCGTCAAGATCACTGGCGAATTCTGGGCGCAGACCACCGAGGGCGACGGCAACTTCAACATGTTCCCCTTCCTGGTCCGCGAAGGCGCGCAGATCATCGTCGAGCCCATTGGCACCTGGATCATGTACATGATCCACCAGGTGGTGCAGAAGATCCGCGACACCAAGGGCCTGGAAGAGGGCGCGGTCATGCCGCCCCCGTGGCGTCTCGACAAGCAGGCCAAGATCGAGATGAACTACCGCCAGAAGCTCGCCAAGCTGAAGGCGGCCGAGGTCATCTTTTCCCGCGAGTACCACAAGATCGTGGACTCTCTCGGCGGCACGGCGCACAAGCTGGTCAACCAGTACGAGCTGCAGCGCCTCGGACATCCCTACTACAACTCGCGCGCCGGCGGCGGCGAAGGCCACCTCGAGGTCGCCAAGAACATTTATTACTCCAACAAAGAGCTCTGCCACATGGTGCTCTCCCTCAAGCCCTTCGGCTGCATGCCCTCAACGCAATCGGACGGCGCGCAGTCCGCGGTCGTCGCCCACTACAAGGACATGATCTTCCTGCCCATCGAGACCTCCGGCGAAGGCGAGATCAACGCCCACAGCCGTGTCCAGATGGCGCTCGGCGAAGCCAAGGCCAAGGCCAAGATCGAGTTCAGGGAAGTGCTGGAGAAACTCGGCAAGACCGCCGACGAACTCCGCGCCTACGTGGACGCGAATACGGAAATGTCGAGCGCTCTGTACAAAGTTCCCAAGTACAAGGGCGTCATCGGCACCGCGCCAAACTTCGCCATCCACGTCGCCGAAAAAATGGGCGCCAGCGTTCCGTACCACGCCGAGGCCCACTAA
- a CDS encoding VOC family protein, whose protein sequence is MKRVTGIGGIFIKAKDPQAMYAWYEKHLGMKHMPDLQSVDFPWKDSATGEEAHTYWSLFKENTDYFDPSKSAVMINYRVADMDAVIAGLQSEGIEILGREDYDYGRFAWIVDPEGNKIELWQPPKKT, encoded by the coding sequence ATGAAACGCGTTACCGGCATCGGCGGCATTTTCATCAAGGCGAAGGACCCGCAGGCGATGTACGCCTGGTACGAAAAACACCTCGGCATGAAACACATGCCCGATCTGCAATCGGTGGACTTCCCCTGGAAGGACAGCGCAACCGGCGAGGAAGCCCACACCTACTGGTCGCTGTTCAAAGAGAACACAGACTACTTCGACCCCAGCAAATCCGCGGTGATGATCAACTACCGCGTCGCCGACATGGACGCCGTCATCGCCGGGCTTCAATCCGAAGGCATAGAAATCCTCGGACGCGAGGACTACGACTACGGCCGCTTCGCCTGGATCGTGGATCCCGAGGGCAACAAGATCGAACTCTGGCAGCCGCCGAAGAAGACTTAA
- a CDS encoding DUF3488 and transglutaminase-like domain-containing protein, whose product MPGGEKLEFISILTPPAARQAPTFRNTIEQYFQISLFLLVTTGFVTLTMTGRLDAVSLVTVSAALLLRAYLMLRGRTLQIPERWTSYLTLFYVLFYAADIFLVSGSYVDATVHLVLFVMVVKIFSVQRNRDHLYLAILSFLEVLAAAVLTVDTVFFGAFCAFMLLAVATFISMEMKRSAEAASHALPAPAVPNPARRMMRSLSSIALLITASVVLGAAAIFFVLPRLSAGYLSAYAPRNEFVSGFSDHVQLGEIGRIKQSDTVVMHIEIEGDRGAYADLKWRGVALAEFNGKEWKNPVSSTMEAMTSNPRYDPEVRLTGMGRYNLSLAQTNARNLPVDRSGLRPLSYKVLMEPIGTNVLFLAPVPISVLGRIAEIGVDDSGAVYNLDRNRMTESYTASSLWGQPGAERLRRPAGKVPADITMIYLRLPGRVDRRVTELAQQITAGAGTDYEKASAIELYLRTRYGYSLQMATTPPPDPLVYFLFERKEGHCEYFASAMAVMLRTLGIPARIVNGFRGGEYNDLTGSYIVRGRDAHSWVEAYIPGYAWVSFDPTPADPKLVVGSMHRFLLYLDAAREFWREWVINYDFLHQRTLTITAMAHGRTVGDQARTWLRRHYQDLVARARRVHSDAERSPRTWAMGALLTMMLCVLLANAARIWRAAHRHRVARNPVKAPGAAASIWYARMIRSLDRKGFPKKPAQTPREFVASIPDPPLHDSVAAFTRHYERARFGKSPEDAARLPEIFEEIKAK is encoded by the coding sequence GTGCCCGGCGGCGAAAAACTCGAGTTCATCTCCATCCTGACGCCACCCGCGGCCCGGCAGGCGCCCACCTTCCGCAACACCATCGAGCAGTATTTCCAGATTTCGCTCTTCCTGCTGGTGACCACCGGGTTCGTGACGCTGACCATGACGGGGCGGCTGGACGCGGTTTCGTTGGTGACGGTCTCCGCGGCGCTGCTGCTGCGCGCTTACCTGATGCTGCGCGGGCGCACGCTGCAGATTCCCGAGCGCTGGACGTCGTACCTGACGCTGTTTTACGTGTTGTTCTACGCCGCCGACATTTTCCTCGTCTCCGGCAGTTACGTGGACGCCACCGTGCACCTGGTGCTGTTCGTCATGGTGGTGAAGATTTTCTCGGTGCAGCGCAACCGCGACCACCTCTACCTGGCGATCCTTTCGTTTCTCGAAGTGCTGGCGGCGGCGGTGCTGACGGTGGACACGGTATTTTTCGGCGCGTTCTGCGCGTTCATGCTGCTGGCGGTGGCGACGTTTATCAGCATGGAGATGAAGCGCTCGGCGGAGGCCGCGTCGCATGCGCTGCCGGCGCCGGCGGTGCCCAACCCTGCGCGGCGGATGATGCGCTCGCTCTCCAGTATCGCGCTGCTGATTACGGCGTCGGTGGTGCTGGGAGCGGCGGCGATTTTCTTCGTCCTGCCGCGGCTGTCGGCGGGCTACCTGAGCGCCTATGCGCCGCGCAACGAGTTCGTCAGCGGATTCAGCGACCACGTGCAATTGGGCGAGATCGGGCGCATCAAGCAGTCGGACACGGTGGTCATGCACATCGAGATCGAGGGCGACCGCGGCGCCTACGCCGACCTGAAGTGGCGCGGCGTGGCGCTGGCGGAGTTCAACGGCAAGGAGTGGAAGAACCCGGTGTCGAGCACGATGGAGGCGATGACGTCCAACCCGCGCTACGACCCGGAAGTCCGCCTGACTGGCATGGGGCGCTATAACTTGTCGCTGGCCCAGACCAACGCGCGGAACCTGCCGGTCGACCGCAGCGGACTGCGGCCACTGTCCTACAAAGTCCTGATGGAGCCGATCGGGACCAACGTGCTGTTTTTGGCGCCGGTGCCGATCAGCGTGCTAGGTCGGATCGCGGAAATCGGGGTGGACGACAGCGGCGCGGTGTACAACCTGGACCGCAACCGCATGACGGAGAGCTACACCGCGTCGTCGCTGTGGGGGCAGCCGGGCGCGGAACGGCTGCGGCGGCCGGCCGGCAAGGTTCCGGCCGACATCACCATGATCTACCTCCGGCTCCCGGGGCGTGTGGACCGGCGGGTAACCGAACTGGCGCAGCAGATCACGGCGGGTGCGGGAACGGATTACGAGAAGGCGTCGGCGATCGAGCTCTACCTGCGCACCCGTTACGGCTACAGCCTGCAGATGGCGACTACGCCGCCGCCGGACCCGCTGGTGTATTTCCTGTTCGAACGCAAGGAAGGGCATTGCGAGTATTTCGCGTCAGCCATGGCGGTGATGCTGCGCACGCTGGGAATCCCGGCGCGGATCGTGAACGGCTTCCGCGGCGGCGAATACAACGACCTGACGGGCAGCTACATCGTGCGCGGACGCGACGCGCACTCCTGGGTGGAGGCGTACATTCCGGGCTACGCCTGGGTGAGCTTCGATCCGACGCCGGCGGATCCGAAACTGGTGGTCGGGAGCATGCACCGCTTCCTGCTTTACCTGGACGCGGCGCGCGAGTTCTGGCGCGAGTGGGTGATTAACTACGACTTCCTGCACCAGCGCACGCTCACCATCACGGCAATGGCGCACGGACGCACGGTGGGCGACCAGGCACGCACCTGGCTCCGCCGCCATTATCAAGACTTGGTGGCGCGGGCGCGCCGCGTGCACAGCGATGCCGAGCGCAGTCCGCGCACGTGGGCGATGGGCGCGCTGCTGACGATGATGCTGTGCGTGCTGCTGGCGAACGCGGCACGCATCTGGAGAGCGGCGCACCGGCACCGGGTGGCGCGCAACCCGGTGAAGGCTCCGGGCGCCGCAGCCAGCATCTGGTACGCACGCATGATCCGGTCGCTGGACAGAAAAGGATTTCCCAAGAAGCCGGCGCAGACGCCGCGCGAGTTCGTGGCCAGCATTCCGGACCCGCCGCTGCATGATTCCGTGGCGGCGTTCACGCGGCATTACGAGCGGGCGCGGTTTGGCAAATCGCCGGAGGACGCGGCGAGGCTGCCGGAGATCTTCGAGGAAATCAAGGCGAAATAG
- a CDS encoding single-stranded DNA-binding protein, whose product MPKSVNKVILVGHLGKDPEVKYTPSGTPVAKFSLATNERYKDKDGNWQDRTEWHSIVAWQRTAEVVGEYCKKGSQVYIEGRLKTDSWDDKETGQKKYRTDIVVNDLVLLGGRGGGEGGEGGGGRGRGAAAASSNMDQRTPEPEPAASTQITDEDIPF is encoded by the coding sequence ATGCCAAAGAGCGTTAACAAGGTCATCTTAGTCGGACACTTGGGGAAGGACCCCGAGGTCAAATACACGCCGAGCGGCACGCCCGTGGCCAAGTTCAGCCTGGCGACCAACGAGCGCTACAAGGACAAGGACGGCAACTGGCAGGACCGCACCGAGTGGCACAGCATCGTGGCCTGGCAACGCACAGCGGAGGTTGTCGGCGAGTATTGCAAGAAGGGCAGCCAGGTTTATATCGAAGGGCGCCTGAAGACCGACTCCTGGGACGACAAGGAAACCGGGCAAAAGAAATATCGTACCGACATCGTCGTCAACGACCTGGTGCTGCTGGGCGGACGCGGCGGCGGCGAGGGCGGCGAAGGTGGCGGCGGGCGGGGGCGCGGCGCGGCGGCGGCGTCGTCGAATATGGATCAGCGCACACCGGAGCCGGAGCCGGCGGCGAGCACGCAGATTACGGATGAGGATATTCCGTTTTAG
- a CDS encoding 1-acyl-sn-glycerol-3-phosphate acyltransferase has product MRSPVGTTENLRRLPNTDNRQPKTVRNLLSWARALLLFWPAILLLTIIVEPICLVLARLDQSGRAQHAVVRWWARLLLKLLAPVTVEGLERIDAGKPRLYAANHLSALDIPLLYAHLPFAFRIMAHRLVFRVPLIGWYLRRAGALEIAPEGVALSRRALREAVKTLQRGMSVVVFPEGERSPTGKMLPFRRGAFYVAMKAQAEVVPVAILGTYAGLPIGSAHLRRAPLRLVVGEPIPMAEYTRKDLGELAARVQEAVRELCEAAGR; this is encoded by the coding sequence ATGAGAAGTCCCGTAGGGACGACTGAAAATCTCCGCCGATTACCGAACACCGATAACCGCCAACCGAAAACCGTTCGCAATCTGCTGAGCTGGGCCCGGGCGCTGCTGCTGTTCTGGCCCGCCATCCTTCTCCTCACCATCATCGTGGAACCGATTTGCCTGGTGCTGGCGCGCCTTGACCAGAGCGGCCGGGCGCAGCATGCGGTGGTGCGCTGGTGGGCGCGGTTGCTGCTCAAGCTGCTGGCGCCGGTCACGGTGGAAGGCCTGGAGCGGATCGATGCCGGCAAGCCGCGCCTCTACGCCGCCAACCATCTTTCCGCGCTCGATATTCCCCTGCTCTACGCGCATCTGCCGTTTGCGTTCCGCATCATGGCGCACCGGCTGGTGTTTCGCGTGCCGTTGATCGGCTGGTACCTGCGCCGGGCGGGCGCGCTGGAAATCGCGCCGGAAGGCGTCGCGCTCTCGCGCCGAGCGTTGCGCGAGGCGGTGAAGACGCTGCAACGAGGCATGTCCGTGGTCGTATTCCCTGAAGGAGAGCGCTCGCCGACCGGCAAGATGCTGCCCTTTCGGCGCGGCGCGTTTTATGTCGCGATGAAGGCGCAGGCGGAGGTGGTGCCGGTGGCGATCCTGGGAACGTATGCAGGCCTGCCGATCGGGTCGGCGCACTTGCGGCGGGCACCGCTGCGGCTGGTGGTCGGCGAACCAATTCCGATGGCGGAGTACACCCGCAAAGACCTGGGCGAGTTGGCGGCGAGAGTGCAGGAGGCAGTCAGGGAATTGTGCGAGGCGGCGGGTCGCTAG